In the Klebsiella aerogenes KCTC 2190 genome, one interval contains:
- the selB gene encoding selenocysteine-specific translation elongation factor: MIIATAGHVDHGKTTLLQAITGVNADRLPEEKSRGMTIDLGYAYWPQPDGRVLGFIDVPGHEKFLSNMLAGVGGIDHALLVVACDDGVMAQTREHLAILQLTGKPTLTVALTKTDRVDAARVAEVRAQVESTLSELGFDDVAFFATAATENLSIAELRSHLLQLTERAHPQQQRFRLALDRAFTVKGAGLVVTGTALSGEVKIGDTLWLTGANKPMRVRGLHAQNQPVEQARAGQRIALNIVGDAQKEDLSRGDWLLSAQPAEPCERAIVELTCHAPLSQWQSLHIHHAASHITGRVSLLEGNLAELVLDTPLWLADNDRLVLRDISARLTLAGARVVTLNPPRRGKRKPEYLQWLYTLAAAQGDDAQALDIHLQRDAVRLDEFAWARQLSADGLTALINRPDYLQAGNSLLSAPLAARWQKKLLDALARYHDQHRDEPGPGRERLRRIALPMEDEALVLLLIEQMRSSGVIQSHHGWLHLPEHKAGFTDEQQAIWQRAESLFADEPWWVRDLARDLNVEESLMRAVLRQAAQQGMITAIVKDRYYRNDRIVEFAQLIRRLDLQRGSTCAADFRDTLNIGRKLAIQILEYFDRIGFTRRRGNDHLLRDALLFPENKNGE; this comes from the coding sequence CTGATGGCCGGGTGTTGGGTTTTATCGATGTGCCGGGGCATGAAAAGTTTTTGTCCAACATGTTGGCCGGCGTGGGCGGGATCGATCACGCGCTGCTGGTGGTGGCCTGCGATGACGGCGTGATGGCGCAAACCCGCGAGCACCTGGCAATTCTGCAGTTAACGGGAAAACCGACGTTAACCGTTGCGTTGACCAAAACGGACCGCGTGGACGCGGCGCGGGTTGCCGAAGTCCGGGCACAGGTGGAATCCACGCTGAGCGAGCTGGGGTTCGACGACGTGGCTTTCTTCGCCACCGCGGCGACGGAAAACCTCAGCATTGCCGAACTGCGCAGCCATTTGCTCCAGCTGACCGAGCGCGCGCATCCGCAACAGCAGCGTTTTCGTCTGGCGCTGGATCGCGCCTTTACCGTTAAGGGCGCGGGGCTGGTGGTGACCGGGACGGCGTTATCCGGCGAGGTAAAAATCGGCGATACCCTCTGGCTGACCGGCGCCAATAAACCCATGCGCGTCCGCGGGCTACATGCGCAGAATCAGCCGGTTGAACAGGCGCGGGCCGGGCAGCGTATCGCGTTGAACATCGTCGGCGACGCGCAAAAAGAGGATCTCAGCCGCGGCGACTGGCTGCTCTCGGCGCAGCCCGCAGAACCTTGCGAGCGGGCGATCGTCGAGCTCACCTGTCACGCGCCGCTCAGCCAGTGGCAGTCGCTGCATATCCACCATGCCGCCAGTCATATCACTGGCCGCGTTTCGTTACTGGAAGGCAATCTGGCCGAGCTGGTGCTGGATACGCCGCTGTGGCTGGCGGATAACGATCGTCTGGTGTTGCGCGATATCTCCGCTCGTTTGACGCTGGCCGGCGCGCGGGTGGTGACGCTGAATCCGCCGCGCCGCGGTAAACGCAAGCCGGAGTATCTGCAATGGCTTTACACGCTGGCGGCAGCGCAGGGCGACGATGCGCAGGCGTTGGATATTCATCTGCAGCGCGATGCGGTGCGTCTTGACGAGTTTGCCTGGGCGCGGCAGCTGAGCGCCGACGGCCTGACGGCATTAATTAACCGTCCGGACTACCTGCAGGCCGGGAATAGCCTGCTTAGTGCGCCGCTGGCCGCCCGCTGGCAGAAAAAACTGCTCGACGCGCTGGCCCGTTATCACGACCAGCATCGCGATGAGCCGGGGCCGGGGCGTGAACGTCTGCGGCGGATTGCGCTGCCGATGGAAGATGAAGCGCTGGTGCTGTTGTTGATTGAACAGATGCGCAGCAGCGGCGTCATTCAAAGCCATCACGGCTGGCTGCACCTGCCGGAACATAAAGCCGGGTTTACCGATGAGCAGCAGGCCATCTGGCAGCGTGCGGAATCGCTCTTCGCCGATGAGCCATGGTGGGTGCGCGATCTGGCGCGCGATCTGAACGTCGAAGAGTCGTTGATGCGCGCGGTGCTGCGCCAGGCGGCGCAGCAGGGGATGATTACGGCGATCGTGAAAGATCGTTATTATCGCAACGATCGGATTGTTGAATTTGCGCAATTGATCCGCCGCCTGGATCTGCAGCGTGGTTCCACCTGCGCGGCGGATTTTCGCGATACGCTGAATATTGGCCGTAAACTGGCGATTCAAATTCTCGAATATTTCGACCGCATTGGCTTTACCCGCCGTCGGGGCAACGATCATCTACTTCGCGATGCGCTGTTATTCCCTGAAAATAAAAACGGCGAATAA